A genome region from Lytechinus pictus isolate F3 Inbred chromosome 14, Lp3.0, whole genome shotgun sequence includes the following:
- the LOC129276653 gene encoding uncharacterized protein LOC129276653, whose amino-acid sequence MALDMPYMTYMTIYVISASIVSTNTRSATHWKLQESSTGEFLVRPVSEEDTGKLSTDDPVMTILAQKYGFGAGETLLTANDQECLSCGKTAEEGVLELSNPSDPLNCGKHANKTDYDSLNGIADRWKHPSIPEPEVALIFKRSDSDQVDMSLLENSLRETIKLNPSSLAVLNQVGNFWRIKGNTYLAIECFRKAISLSPTNPDILLNLARVLFNLQYHSDALYLTQKSLQFKTPDQNSWLQHFTLGEIFKVLGKYAEAGVHFRYALDLNPTFQPAEAHLREIEQPTQTNATIYTILIIGFLIVAVCVALYVVTEVYMNESPLRRSPKMPVPWDRSKFPMLKSKRGGSY is encoded by the exons ATGGCGCTGGACATGCCTTATATGACATATATGACAATATATGTCATTTCAGCCAGCATTGTGTCGACGAACACGAGATCAGCGACGCATTGGAAGTTGCAGGAGAGTTCGACAGGAGAGTTCCTTGTACGGCCTGTCAGCGAGGAAGACACGGGCAAACTCTCCACTGATGACCCGGTGATGACTATACTGGCTCAGAAGTACGGCTTCGGGGCCGGGGAAACGTTATTGACTGCAAACGATCAGGAGTGTTTATCATGTGGTAAAACGGCAGAAGAAGGAGTTTTAGA ACTTAGCAATCCATCCGACCCATTGAACTGTGGAAAGCATGCCAACAAGACAGATTACGATAGTTTAAATGGTATAGCAGATCGATGGAAACATCCGAGTATACCAGAGCCAGAAGTAGCCCTCATATTTAAGAGAAGCGATTCGGACCAGGTCGATATGTCGCTGCTAGAAAACTCGCTCAGAGAAACCATTAAACTT AATCCTTCATCTTTAGCTGTCTTAAACCAAGTCGGTAATTTTTGGCGGATCAAAGGCAACACATACCTGGCCATTGAGTGCTTCCGCAAAGCCATCTCCCTTTCACCCACCAATCCAGACATCCTTCTCAACTTAGCGAGGGTCCTATTTAATCTCCAGTATCATTCAGACGCACTCTATCTTACGCAGAAATCTCTTCAGTTTAAGACTCCCGACCAAAACTCTTGGCTCCAGCACTTTACCCTTGGTGAGATATTCAAGGTACTTGGGAAATACGCCGAGGCAGGGGTTCACTTCAGATACGCCCTTGACCTCAACCCCACGTTCCAGCCGGCAGAAGCACATTTACGGGAAATTGAACAGCCTACGCAGACAAACGCTACTATTTATACCATCCTTATTATTGGTTTTTTAATCGTGGCGGTCTGTGTTGCACTTTACGTCGTCACAGAAGTTTACATGAATGAAAGTCCATTGAGGAGGTCTCCTAAAATGCCAGTTCCGTGGGATAGGTCGAAATTTCCGATGTTGAAAAGCAAAAGGGGAGGGTCATATTAG